CGTGCCGGGCGACCCGCCGGATTCTGGGCGAGGTGGCCGCCATGGTGCCCGGCGTCCGGCACGTGGAGATCGACGCGGAGTCGCGCCTCGACCTGGTCAGGCGCTTCGAGGTGCTGCGCACCCCCACCGTGCTCGTCCTCGACGACGCGGGAAACGTCGTGAAGAGGGCGTCCGGCCAGCCGCGCAAGGCCGACGTGATCGTCGCCCTCGGTGCGGCCGTGGACGGCGCGTCTCATGGGCCGTCTCATCCATCGGACAAGGTGTGACAGATGCCGAGACGGAAGGTACTGTCATGACCATGACTCCCACGACAGAGCTGCTCACGAAGCGGCGCGCGGTGGACTTCTGCCGCGTCGCGACCTCGCTCTGTCGCATGGCCTGAGGGTGATTCCTGCGGCTTCGTGCCGCGTTCCAAGAATCCTTCAGGAGCATCCCCACGATGCAGATCGACCCTCGTGGCCCGCGTTTCGGCGCGGCCGTGACCACCCTGGTCCTCGCGGCCGTACTGGTCACGCAGAATCCCTGGCTCCTCGCCGCGCAGGCGATCGTCTTCGCGCTCGGCGCGACTGACGCGTCGCCGTACGGGCTGGTCTTCCGCCGGTTCGTA
This genomic window from Microbispora sp. ZYX-F-249 contains:
- a CDS encoding thioredoxin family protein, which encodes MRAVEHAPVTSADLGADLGERATLVQFSTAFCQPCRATRRILGEVAAMVPGVRHVEIDAESRLDLVRRFEVLRTPTVLVLDDAGNVVKRASGQPRKADVIVALGAAVDGASHGPSHPSDKV
- a CDS encoding putative leader peptide; translation: MTMTPTTELLTKRRAVDFCRVATSLCRMA